The following proteins are co-located in the Solanum pennellii chromosome 8, SPENNV200 genome:
- the LOC114078424 gene encoding uncharacterized protein LOC114078424: protein MKIEDDIQSPKVWTDVRRRPLEFEVNDKVYLKGSPMKGVIGFGTKGKLSPLYIGPCRISKTVGNVAYELKILQAFATVHPVFHICMFKKCLVDPSLIVPTANVGIQDNFSYEDILVSISDSEVCKLTKKEITLVKVLLRIKLL from the coding sequence ATGAAGATTGAAGACGACATACAGTCGCCAAAAGTCTGGacagatgttaggagaagaccattagagtttgaggtaAATGATAAGGTGTATCTTAAGGGttcacccatgaaaggagtTATCGGGTTTGGTacgaaggggaaacttagtcccttGTATATTGGACCTTGTAGAATATCCAAGACAGTGGGcaatgtggcttatgagttgaaGATACTCCAAGCGTTTGCaacggttcatccggtattccatatTTGTATGTTCAAAAAGTGCTTGGTTGATCCTTCATTAATTGTACCAACTGCGAATGTTGGGATACAGGATAACTTTTCCTACGAAGATATTTTGGTTTCGATTTCGGATTCTGAAGTTTGCAAGCTTACGAAAAAGGAAATTACATTAGTCAAGGTCCTTTTGAGGATCAAATTGTTATAA